TCATAGAAATACAGGCGAGGTTCATGACAAGCGGCATGGATGTAGTCGGCGAAGACCCGGGATTACAGTCGGTTGAAATAGCTACCGCTACACCACGGTCAATCATTTTCCGTCCTTGAGCCGCTTCTTCACGCAAATACAAAGCTGTAGCCGGAAGCAGGCAGGCGATTGTGCCAGCTTTCGCCATTGCCTCAATGCCTTCATCCGACGCTTTTAAAAGATGCTCTGCTGAGATCGCACCCACTTCGGCTGCCAGCTCTGCACCTCCATAAGATACAATTTCATCCGCATGGATTTTTGGGACAAGCCCGTATGTTTTCCCTGCTTCCAGAATGCGCCTGGATTGTTCGGGGGTAAAAACATCTTTTTCACAGAAAACATCATTAAACTCGGCTAATTTTTCTTTTGCAACTGCCGGCAGCATCTCTTCGATAATCAGGTCAACAAATTCTTCTTCCCTTCCTTTAAACTCTGGAGGGATTGCATGGGCTCCCATAAAAGTCGAAACAATGTCGATGGGATGCCGCTTCTGCAAAGCTTTCATTACCTGCAGCTGCTTGCGCTCTGTTTCCCAGTTCATGCCGTATCCGCTTTTGCCCTCAATGGTGGTTACGCCATGCGCTAAAAACGAATCCAGGCGTCTCCACGTTTGGCTGATCAGCTCTTCTTCCTCTGCTTCTCTGGTCATTCTTGCCGTTGCATGAATACCGCCGCCTGCATTCATAATGTCCATATACGAGGCTCCCTCGAGACGCATCTCAAATTCTTTTTCTCTTGTACCGCCATACACAATGTGGGTGTGCGGATCAACAAGGCCAGGTGTGACAAGGCGATAAGCAGCGTCAATAACCTCGGCTTCTTTCTGTCCATAAATTTTCTCTAGTTCAGCTGTTGTTCCAACTGCTTGAATGATGCCATCTTTAATCCAGACACTGCCATCTTCAATAAAGCCAATATCAGACATTGCTGCTTTCGTACGCGGCCCTTTTTGACTGGAATAAAGCGTCGCGAGTGCGGCGTGTTTAATCCATATATATTTCGTCATGAGGAAGATGCTCCTTTGTCCAGCATCGGCATGTGGATGCCCTTTTCCCGGGCTGTTTTTTGAGCCAGTTCATATCCCGCGTCTGCATGGCGGACCACACCCATGCCAG
The genomic region above belongs to Domibacillus sp. DTU_2020_1001157_1_SI_ALB_TIR_016 and contains:
- the hutI gene encoding imidazolonepropionase — encoded protein: MTKYIWIKHAALATLYSSQKGPRTKAAMSDIGFIEDGSVWIKDGIIQAVGTTAELEKIYGQKEAEVIDAAYRLVTPGLVDPHTHIVYGGTREKEFEMRLEGASYMDIMNAGGGIHATARMTREAEEEELISQTWRRLDSFLAHGVTTIEGKSGYGMNWETERKQLQVMKALQKRHPIDIVSTFMGAHAIPPEFKGREEEFVDLIIEEMLPAVAKEKLAEFNDVFCEKDVFTPEQSRRILEAGKTYGLVPKIHADEIVSYGGAELAAEVGAISAEHLLKASDEGIEAMAKAGTIACLLPATALYLREEAAQGRKMIDRGVAVAISTDCNPGSSPTTSMPLVMNLACISMRLTPAEALTAATYNAACAIRREDTIGSIEKGKQADFVLWNVKSYQELQYLFGVNHVRSVWKKGVQVAGGL